The nucleotide sequence CCGATAGCGACTTCACCACGAGCCGAGTTACGCGATGGAGTCACACCAGACTTGGTGTACTGTGAAATGTTTTTGTCTAACTTCTTAAAGTAATCAAATGCCTTATCTTCACCCCAAAGCTGGATAAAGGTTGCAAGCGCAGTATAAGCCGTACCTGAGCTTTGCGGATCAGCAATCTGGATTTCTTCTTTAAATTCAGGCTTGGTCAGATCGCTCCAGCAGCGCGGCACTTCCAGACCTTTCTCTTTCAGACGCTCGGTGTTGACACCAAAGCCGAGGATGCCCATATAAACTGCAGAAGAGTAGTTGCCTTTACGTTTAGCCGGATCGCGGAACTCAGGGATAATATTGTCCAACTGAGGTGACTGGTATGACTGAAGCAGGTCCATTTCACCCGCCTGAGACTGAGGATCTAATGTACCGCCGTACCAGACATCAGCACGCGGATTTTTGCGTTCCGCCTGAATTTTAGCCAGAGTACTGCCCGAGCCGTTGCGCACAAACGAAGTCTTCACGTCAAATTGTTCTGAAAAGGCTTTGGTTTCCGCTTCACACATCGCGTTTGTCGCACTGCAGTAAACCACCAGGCGGCCCTTAGCAAGTGCTTGTGGCGCAGCGAGAGCAGCGGATCCCATGATGCAGGCGGTAAGCAGGTTACGAGTGAATTTTCCTTTCATCTTCTGTTTCCTCTGTTTTCTTGTTTTCCGGCGTCAGCTTTTTCGCTTTTATGCGCCGGTTGGAAGTAGGGTTCTTCGCCATGTTAAAAAACAGAATGGTAAAATGGATGAGACGGATTTTTAGTCATCTAGGAAAATTTCCTAGTTTTACTGATTGTTAACTGGTTTTGTGGTTGGGTTCACATCGTTCAGGCAGCATCTGGCTCAGTCTGCGGATCCTGCGCTTTAAGAAACGGCAGAAGCAGAAGTCCGCCGGTTGCAGCAACAATGGTAACCACACTGAAAAAGCCTTCCCAGCTATACTGCTCAATCACCAGAGAAACAGGATAACCGGCCAGCGCCGCGCCAAGGTAGCCGAACAGACCGACAAAACCGGTGGAAGTACCGGCCAGATCTTTATGAGAACATTCAGCGGCAGCCATGCCTATCATCATCTGCGGACCAAAGATAAAGAAGCCGATGGAGAACAGACAAGCTGAGAGCACATAAATGTTGTCCAGAGGGGTTAACCAGAGCGCGGCCACTGAGATAGAGATACCCATAGCGAATATCAGGTTCATAGGTGCCCGGTTGCCATGGAAGAATCTGTCCGAGCCCCAGCCCCCGAACAGTGAACCCAGAAAACCGCCCACCTCAAACATGGATACGGCAGAGTTGGCGGCCAGCATGGCCGGCATGGTAAAGTTCAGGCTTTTACGGGCAAAGTAGAAGACGCCGTACCCTACATACATCATAGCCATAAGCTGAAGCCGCCAGTGGCGGTAAACCTGATCAATCTCTCGTCTGTCGGTAAGTGGTTTCACAGGGGTGCCTCGCTTAACGGCGTGTTATCGGATTTTACGGGCAGGTTAATAACAACTCTGGCTCCGCCTCTGCTTTCTATCTCTATCTCGCCGCCGAGGGCATTGATTCTTTCCTGTATCCGTTCTGAAATACCTACACAAACCTGATCATGAGGTTTGAAGCTTTCTTACGCGTTCAACGATACTGGTTGCCCTTGCTGTCTTGCAGCAGGGACAGAGCCGTTATCTCCAGCGTCGTAAATTCCGGCTGAACGAGATAATTGGACTCCCCCTCCCCAAGAGAAAAGGTTAAGATCTTAGTTGTCACACATAGTTCTTAGTTGGAGTCCATAGTATGAAGAATACAATTGTTGGTGTTGATTTAGCAAATGATGTTATCCAGGTCTGTGTGGTCAGGAGTAACAAGGTGCTCTCCAATAAAGAGATGACACCGCAAGCCTTTAACGCCTGGCTTGCTAAGTCAAAACCAGTAACTGTCATATTTGAGGCATGTAGTAGTGCCAACTATTGGCAGCAAACTGCTCATTCTTTGGGCCACCATGCAAAGCAAATCAGCGCTAAATTAGTTGCTCAGGTTCGCCAAAATCAAAAAACGGATAAAAATGATGCGCTTGCCGTTGTGCAAGCCAGCCAGTTACCTGAAGTGAGGTTCATTTCAGGAAAAACGTTTAAGCAACAAGAGTTGCAATCGATAGTTCGTATGAAAGATTTGGCCACTAAGCACAAGGTCGCAATGGAGAATCAGCTTAGGGCACTATTGCGTGAATTTGGTATCCGTATCGCGAAAAAAGGCTCTATTCGAACAGTGATTGAATCAACGCTCGAAGATGCTGAGAACGGGTTTTGCGATGAATTTAGAGCGTCATTAGATGCCGCTTGGCAAACTTACCAGCAACAGGTAGAAGTCATCATTCAGCATGAAAAGACACTTGAGCAACTGGCTGCCCAGAACGAAGAGTGTCGAACCTTTATGGCAATAGAGGGTGTTGGACCGATGAATGCCGTCAATATGTACATGTTATTAGTGTGCGGTGAGATGGGGACATTCCGCACTGGCAGGGATGCTTCTGCTTGTGTTGGGCTTACCCCGATTCAACATACTACTGGCGGTAAGGTAAAACTCGGCAGCGTTGGGAAGTTTGTTAAAAACCATAGCATGAGGGCTACGTTAGTTAGTGGGGCTATGTCTGTGTGTAGCCAGGTATCCAGACGAGAGCCCCGAACGAAAAAAGAAGCTTGGCTAAAAGCGTTAATCGAACGTCGAGGAAAGCGTTGTGCTGCGGTTGCGTTAGCAAATAAGACGATTAGAACCGCCTTTGCATTAATTGCCAATGGAACCGAATACCGGGCTGAGCCTTTAACTGCTTAGCTTTTAAGAATCACCAATACAATTGCTGAGTTTAGATGAAAATCAGCGGTTTTAGTCAGTGTTACGGTCTGAGCTTATAGCTCGCGAACGAGAGATGACAAAGCCGTTCGCGTAAATATCAGTGAGCCAGGGTTAGCTACCCAAACAGAGCTCGAACATAAGCACGCATTAATTCTAAATAGATGCAAAGGTATTGTTGACACGGGGGAGTCCACATAAGCCGAACAGACCGACAAAACCGGTGGAAGTACCGGCCAGATCTTTATGAGAACATTCAGCGGCAGCCATGCCTATCATCATCTGCGGACCAAAGATAAAGAAGCCGATGGAGAACAGACAAGCTGAGAGCACATAAATGTTGTCCAGAGGGGTTAACCAGAGCGCGGCCACTGAGATAGAGATACCCATAGCGAATATCAGGTTCATAGGTGCCCGGTTGCCATGGAAGAATCTGTCCGAGCCCCAGCCCCCGAACAGTGAACCCAGAAAACCGCCCACCTCAAACATGGATACGGCAGAGTTGGCGGCCAGCATGGCCGGCATGGTAAAGTTCAGGCTTTTACGGGCAAAGTAGAAGACGCCGTACCCTACATACATCATAGCCATAAGCTGAAGCCGCCAGTGGCGGTAAACCTGATCAATCTCTCGTCTGTCGGTAAGTGGTTTCACAGGGGTGCCTCGCTTAACGGCGTGTTATCGGATTTTACGGGCAGGTTAATAACAACTCTGGCTCCGCCTCTGCTTTCTATCTCTATCTCGCCGCCGAGGGCATTGATTCTTTCCTGTATCCGTTCTGAAATACCTACACAAACCTGATCATGAGGTTTGAAGCTTTCTTACGCGTTCAACGATACTGGTTGCCCTTGCTGTCTTGCAGCAGGGACAGAGCCGTTATCTCCAGCGTCGTAAATTCCGGCTGAACGAGATAATTGGACTCCCCCTCCCCAAGAGAAAAGGTTAAGATCTTAGTTGTCACACATAGTTCTTAGTTGGAGTCCATAGTATGAAGAATACAATTGTTGGTGTTGATTTAGCAAATGATGTTATCCAGGTCTGTGTGGTCAGGAGTAACAAGGTGCTCTCCAATAAAGAGATGACACCGCAAGCCTTTAACGCCTGGCTTGCTAAGTCAAAACCAGTAACTGTCATATTTGAGGCATGTAGTAGTGCCAACTATTGGCAGCAAACTGCTCATTCTTTGGGCCACCATGCAAAGCAAATCAGCGCTAAATTAGTTGCTCAGGTTCGCCAAAATCAAAAAACGGATAAAAATGATGCGCTTGCCGTTGTGCAAGCCAGCCAGTTACCTGAAGTGAGGTTCATTTCAGGAAAAACGTTTAAGCAACAAGAGTTGCAATCGATAGTTCGTATGAAAGATTTGGCCACTAAGCACAAGGTCGCAATGGAGAATCAGCTTAGGGCACTATTGCGTGAATTTGGTATCCGTATCGCGAAAAAAGGCTCTATTCGAACAGTGATTGAATCAACGCTCGAAGATGCTGAGAACGGGTTTTGCGATGAATTTAGAGCGTCATTAGATGCCGCTTGGCAAACTTACCAGCAACAGGTAGAAGTCATCATTCAGCATGAAAAGACACTTGAGCAACTGGCTGCCCAGAACGAAGAGTGTCGAACCTTTATGGCAATAGAGGGTGTTGGACCGATGAATGCCGTCAATATGTACATGTTATTAGTGTGCGGTGAGATGGGGACATTCCGCACTGGCAGGGATGCTTCTGCTTGTGTTGGGCTTACCCCGATTCAACATACTACTGGCGGTAAGGTAAAACTCGGCAGCGTTGGGAAGTTTGTTAAAAACCATAGCATGAGGGCTACGTTAGTTAGTGGGGCTATGTCTGTGTGTAGCCAGGTATCCAGACGAGAGCCCCGAACGAAAAAAGAAGCTTGGCTAAAAGCGTTAATCGAACGTCGAGGAAAGCGTTGTGCTGCGGTTGCGTTAGCAAATAAGACGATTAGAACCGCCTTTGCATTAATTGCCAATGGAACCGAATACCGGGCTGAGCCTTTAACTGCTTAGCTTTTAAGAATCACCAATACAATTGCTGAGTTTAGATGAAAATCAGCGGTTTTAGTCAGTGTTACGGTCTGAGCTTATAGCTCGCGAACGAGAGATGACAAAGCCGTTCGCGTAAATATCAGTGAGCCAGGGTTAGCTACCCAAACAGAGCTCGAACATAAGCACGCATTAATTCTAAATAGATGCAAAGGTATTGTTGACACGGGGGAGTCCACATAAGCCGAACAGACCGACAAAACCGGTGGAAGTACCGGCCAGATCTTTATGAGAACATTCAGCGGCAGCCATGCCTATCATCATCTGCGGACCAAAGATAAAGAAGCCGATGGAGAACAGACAAGCTGAGAGCACATAAATGTTGTCCAGAGGGGTTAACCAGAGCGCGGCCACTGAGATAGAGATACCCATAGCGAATATCAGGTTCATAGGTGCCCGGTTGCCATGGAAGAATCTGTCCGAGCCCCAGCCCCCGAACAGTGAACCCAGAAAACCGCCCACCTCAAACATGGATACGGCAGAGTTGGCGGCCAGCATGGCCGGCATGGTAAAGTTCAGGCTTTTACGGGCAAAGTAGAAGACGCCGTACCCTACATACATCATAGCCATAAGCTGAAGCCGCCAGTGGCGGTAAACCTGATCAATCTCTCGTCTGTCGGTAAGTGGTTTCACAGGGGTGCCTCGCTTAACGGCGTGTTATCGGATTTTACGGGCAGGTTAATAACAACTCTGGCTCCGCCTCTGCTTTCTATCTCTATCTCGCCGCCGAGGGCATTGATTCTTTCCTGTATCCGTTCTGAAATACCTACACAAACCTGATCATGAGGTTTGAAGCTTTCTTACGCGTTCAACGATACTGGTTGCCCTTGCTGTCTTGCAGCAGGGACAGAGCCGTTATCTCCAGCGTCGTAAATTCCGGCTGAACGAGATAATTGGACTCCCCCTCCCCAAGAGAAAAGGTTAAGATCTTAGTTGTCACACATAGTTCTTAGTTGGAGTCCATAGTATGAAGAATACAATTGTTGGTGTTGATTTAGCAAATGATGTTATCCAGGTCTGTGTGGTCAGGAGTAACAAGGTGCTCTCCAATAAAGAGATGACACCGCAAGCCTTTAACGCCTGGCTTGCTAAGTCAAAACCAGTAACTGTCATATTTGAGGCATGTAGTAGTGCCAACTATTGGCAGCAAACTGCTCATTCTTTGGGCCACCATGCAAAGCAAATCAGCGCTAAATTAGTTGCTCAGGTTCGCCAAAATCAAAAAACGGATAAAAATGATGCGCTTGCCGTTGTGCAAGCCAGCCAGTTACCTGAAGTGAGGTTCATTTCAGGAAAAACGTTTAAGCAACAAGAGTTGCAATCGATAGTTCGTATGAAAGATTTGGCCACTAAGCACAAGGTCGCAATGGAGAATCAGCTTAGGGCACTATTGCGTGAATTTGGTATCCGTATCGCGAAAAAAGGCTCTATTCGAACAGTGATTGAATCAACGCTCGAAGATGCTGAGAACGGGTTTTGCGATGAATTTAGAGCGTCATTAGATGCCGCTTGGCAAACTTACCAGCAACAGGTAGAAGTCATCATTCAGCATGAAAAGACACTTGAGCAACTGGCTGCCCAGAACGAAGAGTGTCGAACCTTTATGGCAATAGAGGGTGTTGGACCGATGAATGCCGTCAATATGTACATGTTATTAGTGTGCGGTGAGATGGGGACATTCCGCACTGGCAGGGATGCTTCTGCTTGTGTTGGGCTTACCCCGATTCAACATACTACTGGCGGTAAGGTAAAACTCGGCAGCGTTGGGAAGTTTGTTAAAAACCATAGCATGAGGGCTACGTTAGTTAGTGGGGCTATGTCTGTGTGTAGCCAGGTATCCAGACGAGAGCCCCGAACGAAAAAAGAAGCTTGGCTAAAAGCGTTAATCGAACGTCGAGGAAAGCGTTGTGCTGCGGTTGCGTTAGCAAATAAGACGATTAGAACCGCCTTTGCATTAATTGCCAATGGAACCGAATACCGGGCTGAGCCTTTAACTGCTTAGCTTTTAAGAATCACCAATACAATTGCTGAGTTTAGATGAAAATCAGCGGTTTTAGTCAGTGTTACGGTCTGAGCTTATAGCTCGCGAACGAGAGATGACAAAGCCGTTCGCGTAAATATCAGTGAGCCAGGGTTAGCTACCCAAACAGAGCTCGAACATAAGCACGCATTAATTCTAAATAGATGCAAAGGTATTGTTGACACGGGGGAGTCCACATAAGCCGAACAGACCGACAAAACCGGTGGAAGTACCGGCCAGATCTTTATGAGAACATTCAGCGGCAGCCATGCCTATCATCATCTGCGGACCAAAGATAAAGAAGCCGATGGAGAACAGACAAGCTGAGAGCACATAAATGTTGTCCAGAGGGGTTAACCAGAGCGCGGCCACTGAGATAGAGATACCCATAGCGAATATCAGGTTCATAGGTGCCCGGTTGCCATGGAAGAATCTGTCCGAGCCCCAGCCCCCGAACAGTGAACCCAGAAAACCGCCCACCTCAAACATGGATACGGCAGAGTTGGCGGCCAGCATGGCCGGCATGGTAAAGTTCAGGCTTTTACGGGCAAAGTAGAAGACGCCGTACCCTACATACATCATAGCCATAAGCTGAAGCCGCCAGTGGCGGTAAACCTGATCAATCTCTCGTCTGTCGGTAAGTGGTTTCACAGGGGTGCCTCGCTTAACGGCGTGTTATCGGATTTTACGGGCAGGTTAATAACAACTCTGGCTCCGCCTCTGCTTTCTATCTCTATCTCGCCGCCGAGGGCATTGATTCTTTCCTGTATCCGTTCTGAAATACCTACACAAACCTGATCATGAGGTTTGAAGCTTTCTTACGCGTTCAACGATACTGGTTGCCCTTGCTGTCTTGCAGCAGGGACAGAGCCGTTATCTCCAGCGTCGTAAATTCCGGCTGAACGAGATAATTGGACTCCCCCTCCCCAAGAGAAAAGGTTAAGATCTTAGTTGTCACACATAGTTCTTAGTTGGAGTCCATAGTATGAAGAATACAATTGTTGGTGTTGATTTAGCAAATGATGTTATCCAGGTCTGTGTGGTCAGGAGTAACAAGGTGCTCTCCAATAAAGAGATGACACCGCAAGCCTTTAACGCCTGGCTTGCTAAGTCAAAACCAGTAACTGTCATATTTGAGGCATGTAGTAGTGCCAACTATTGGCAGCAAACTGCTCATTCTTTGGGCCACCATGCAAAGCAAATCAGCGCTAAATTAGTTGCTCAGGTTCGCCAAAATCAAAAAACGGATAAAAATGATGCGCTTGCCGTTGTGCAAGCCAGCCAGTTACCTGAAGTGAGGTTCATTTCAGGAAAAACGTTTAAGCAACAAGAGTTGCAATCGATAGTTCGTATGAAAGATTTGGCCACTAAGCACAAGGTCGCAATGGAGAATCAGCTTAGGGCACTATTGCGTGAATTTGGTATCCGTATCGCGAAAAAAGGCTCTATTCGAACAGTGATTGAATCAACGCTCGAAGATGCTGAGAACGGGTTTTGCGATGAATTTAGAGCGTCATTAGATGCCGCTTGGCAAACTTACCAGCAACAGGTAGAAGTCATCATTCAGCATGAAAAGACACTTGAGCAACTGGCTGCCCAGAACGAAGAGTGTCGAACCTTTATGGCAATAGAGGGTGTTGGACCGATGAATGCCGTCAATATGTACATGTTATTAGTGTGCGGTGAGATGGGGACATTCCGCACTGGCAGGGATGCTTCTGCTTGTGTTGGGCTTACCCCGATTCAACATACTACTGGCGGTAAGGTAAAACTCGGCAGCGTTGGGAAGTTTGTTAAAAACCATAGCATGAGGGCTACGTTAGTTAGTGGGGCTATGTCTGTGTGTAGC is from Vibrio sp. JC009 and encodes:
- a CDS encoding ABC transporter substrate-binding protein, with translation MKGKFTRNLLTACIMGSAALAAPQALAKGRLVVYCSATNAMCEAETKAFSEQFDVKTSFVRNGSGSTLAKIQAERKNPRADVWYGGTLDPQSQAGEMDLLQSYQSPQLDNIIPEFRDPAKRKGNYSSAVYMGILGFGVNTERLKEKGLEVPRCWSDLTKPEFKEEIQIADPQSSGTAYTALATFIQLWGEDKAFDYFKKLDKNISQYTKSGVTPSRNSARGEVAIGIGFLHDYSLEQSQGAPLELISPCEGTGYEIGGVSMIKGARNQENAKLFIDWVLSKEGQQLAWQKGKSFQILTNTQAEQSPYALDPSKLDLINYDMDTYGASDTRKRLIKKWVNVVKMGE
- a CDS encoding MFS transporter, with product MAMMYVGYGVFYFARKSLNFTMPAMLAANSAVSMFEVGGFLGSLFGGWGSDRFFHGNRAPMNLIFAMGISISVAALWLTPLDNIYVLSACLFSIGFFIFGPQMMIGMAAAECSHKDLAGTSTGFVGLFGYLGAALAGYPVSLVIEQYSWEGFFSVVTIVAATGGLLLLPFLKAQDPQTEPDAA
- a CDS encoding IS110 family transposase: MKNTIVGVDLANDVIQVCVVRSNKVLSNKEMTPQAFNAWLAKSKPVTVIFEACSSANYWQQTAHSLGHHAKQISAKLVAQVRQNQKTDKNDALAVVQASQLPEVRFISGKTFKQQELQSIVRMKDLATKHKVAMENQLRALLREFGIRIAKKGSIRTVIESTLEDAENGFCDEFRASLDAAWQTYQQQVEVIIQHEKTLEQLAAQNEECRTFMAIEGVGPMNAVNMYMLLVCGEMGTFRTGRDASACVGLTPIQHTTGGKVKLGSVGKFVKNHSMRATLVSGAMSVCSQVSRREPRTKKEAWLKALIERRGKRCAAVALANKTIRTAFALIANGTEYRAEPLTA
- a CDS encoding IS110 family transposase: MKNTIVGVDLANDVIQVCVVRSNKVLSNKEMTPQAFNAWLAKSKPVTVIFEACSSANYWQQTAHSLGHHAKQISAKLVAQVRQNQKTDKNDALAVVQASQLPEVRFISGKTFKQQELQSIVRMKDLATKHKVAMENQLRALLREFGIRIAKKGSIRTVIESTLEDAENGFCDEFRASLDAAWQTYQQQVEVIIQHEKTLEQLAAQNEECRTFMAIEGVGPMNAVNMYMLLVCGEMGTFRTGRDASACVGLTPIQHTTGGKVKLGSVGKFVKNHSMRATLVSGAMSVCSQVSRREPRTKKEAWLKALIERRGKRCAAVALANKTIRTAFALIANGTEYRAEPLTA